A single region of the Ferrimicrobium acidiphilum DSM 19497 genome encodes:
- the kdpF gene encoding K(+)-transporting ATPase subunit F, which translates to MAALVVSIPLLVYLFYAMLYPEKL; encoded by the coding sequence ATGGCAGCGCTCGTAGTAAGTATTCCTCTACTCGTATATCTATTCTACGCTATGTTGTATCCAGAAAAGCTCTGA
- a CDS encoding response regulator has translation MIRILVIDDEAPFARALSIGLRARGYDVFWALTGRSGLDAAAHEQPDLILLDLRLPDLDGIEVLEAVRTWTSTPVIVLSARDQEEFKIEALDKGADDYITKPFAIGELVARVRAALRHSSHCSDRAVVQTDHFTIDLVAKRVMNAQGQVRLTATEWQVVELLTKHIGDLVSQRQILREVWGPRFEDRLDYLWVYMARIRRKLEPNPSQPRYFITEPGMGYRFQLSLSME, from the coding sequence ATGATTCGGATTTTGGTCATTGACGACGAAGCGCCATTCGCACGTGCGTTAAGCATTGGTCTGAGAGCCCGCGGTTATGACGTGTTTTGGGCGCTCACCGGTCGATCAGGGCTTGATGCTGCTGCCCATGAACAACCAGATCTGATCCTGCTCGACCTGCGGCTCCCTGACCTCGATGGCATCGAAGTTCTAGAGGCAGTCCGGACCTGGACAAGTACGCCGGTAATAGTGCTTTCAGCTCGCGACCAGGAGGAATTCAAGATTGAGGCTCTGGACAAGGGGGCAGATGACTATATTACCAAGCCTTTTGCCATAGGCGAGCTGGTGGCCCGGGTAAGAGCTGCTCTTCGTCATAGTTCCCACTGCAGTGACAGAGCAGTAGTCCAAACGGACCATTTCACCATTGACCTTGTGGCAAAGCGAGTCATGAATGCTCAGGGTCAGGTTCGCCTTACCGCAACTGAATGGCAGGTGGTCGAGTTGTTGACTAAGCATATTGGTGATTTGGTCTCTCAACGCCAGATACTGCGAGAGGTTTGGGGGCCTCGATTTGAAGACAGACTCGACTACCTCTGGGTTTATATGGCCCGGATCCGTCGCAAGCTTGAGCCCAATCCGTCCCAGCCACGATACTTTATTACCGAGCCAGGAATGGGTTATCGGTTCCAGTTATCTTTGTCTATGGAGTAG